A window of the Lactuca sativa cultivar Salinas chromosome 7, Lsat_Salinas_v11, whole genome shotgun sequence genome harbors these coding sequences:
- the LOC111904317 gene encoding uncharacterized protein LOC111904317 gives MQEYLEQHIGVKTRRQVLYKGYVEGILATGMQSNHGFDGQVNACWTHRISKKEVEVIGNHGLLISVIHGRCDVIAQISHPKRLAHRLYPLAKMVELPGGHLVSHERSKEVNEALPDLIKASETKTRPFDWTNLSPKPNTSTSSSGCWTSSFSTSSRLISETESTNSGIAETN, from the exons ATGCAGGAATATCTTGAACAACATATTGGAGTTAAAACAAGAAGACAGGTATTATATAAGGGATATGTTGAAGGGATATTAGCTACTGGGATGCAGTCAAATCATGGTTTTGATGGCCAGGTCAACGCCTGCTGGACACACAGAATTTCTAAAAAAGAAGTAGAAGTGATTGGGAACCATGGTTTGTTGATATCAGTCATTCATGGGAGGTGTGATGTGATTGCTCAAATATCTCATCCAAAAAGGCTTGCACACAGACTTTATCCACTTGCAAAAATGGTAGAGCTTCCGGGAGGTCATCTTGTGAGTCATGAGAGGAGTAAAGAGGTGAATGAAGCTCTACCGGATTTGATCAAAGCATCAGAAACCAAGACAAGACCATTTGACTGGACTAATTTATCCCCAAAGCCAAACACCTCTACCTCTA GCTCAGGTTGTTGGACATCATCATTTAGCACTAGCAGCAGATTAATTTCAGAGACAGAAAGCACCAATTCTGGGATTGCAGAAACCAATTAA